One genomic region from Oncorhynchus gorbuscha isolate QuinsamMale2020 ecotype Even-year linkage group LG13, OgorEven_v1.0, whole genome shotgun sequence encodes:
- the LOC123992797 gene encoding refilin-B-like, whose translation MVGRLNLLNVCDNDPLDMSCKAERGLDSPDSGLPPSPSPSHWLLPDCRDKGAISPVSEDESRGSSLVPILSIGSVPQLHTVSYGEGIELDPLLTKEIRYTSSVHYDSERHFIHDMAMQPRGLGLENCSQMVLAVPHSTWRHYKTQLDFQPRQRAQRFQSTTIVYPKRARTIYTTELSYDSRRLARRFMTRVELEAADWSRLPQ comes from the exons ATGGTGGGCAGACTAAACTTGTTGAATGTATGTGACAACGACCCATTGGACATGAGCTGCAAAGCCGAGCGGGGACTTGACAGCCCGGACTCCGGACTACCCCCCAGCCCCAGTCCGAGCCACTGGCTGTTGCCTGACTGCAGGGATAAAGGTGCCATAAGCCCGGTGTCTGAAGACGAGAGCAGAGGGTCATCCTTG GTACCCATTTTATCGATAGGATCTGTTCCTCAGCTGCACACCGTGTCCTACGGGGAGGGCATAGAACTTGATCCACTACTGACCAAGGAAATACG ATACACATCGTCTGTCCACTATGACTCAGAGCGTCACTTTATCCATGACATGGCCATGCAGCCCAGAGGCCTGGGTCTGGAGAACTGCAGCCAGATGGTCCTGGCTGTCCCTCACAGCACCTGGAGACACTACAAGACCCAGCTGGACTTCCAGCCTCGCCAACGGGCCCAGCGCTTCCAGAGCACCACCATCGTCTACCCCAAGCGCGCTCGCACCATCTACACAACCGAGCTGAGCTACGACAGTCGCCGGCTTGCCAGGAGATTCATGACGCGGGTGGAGCTGGAGGCTGCTGACTGGAGTAGGCTACCCCAGTAG